The following are encoded in a window of Natrononativus amylolyticus genomic DNA:
- a CDS encoding family 20 glycosylhydrolase codes for MAARDLRVVPRPRRVETHDERVRFETPLAIDSSEETAAVASLLEELLERETNETVTRASAGERPDVRLRLESTPSDRFDDPEGYVLEAGVGDEARSAGVTITAKTGDGLRNGCQTLVTALSADGVTADGRGGDGARWSLPACEIHDWPETEWRGFMLDPARGHLPVEDVKRRIDQAARAKYNRLHLHVLDDEGYALESEAYPELNRDADGTERPAYSPADVEEIVAYANRRGIRVLPEVDVPAHATHVLETYPELRCTVEDGEPADRTICIGRPETYEFVETLYAEVLELFPFEYVHVGGDEWEMHGHSWDECVDCRRKMAEEGSETVREHFYAFVRHLHGFLADRDRRTIMWNDQIDISESPDLPRDILIQFWRVAAPGRGPVEGVSMERFLEEGFDVLNSYVHAAYVRGWISEEYMLGWAPRRRPTVPEERASQVRGGELLAWEPSSEERHAYFERALPSAIPVFADRLWNPEPHDRPAFSQAVTRHALGPFVPDGFDIYRDLGGLIVPTNWRRSGKEPWAHANASLGDRTPAAARAGYEETLETLTGLRDEGEAVYAETADAYADVLEWLIEVADREGRGVIDRP; via the coding sequence ATGGCAGCGAGAGACTTGCGCGTCGTTCCGCGACCCCGGCGCGTCGAAACCCACGACGAGCGCGTTCGCTTCGAAACCCCACTCGCGATCGACTCGAGCGAGGAGACGGCGGCGGTCGCCTCGCTCCTCGAGGAACTCCTCGAGCGCGAGACGAACGAGACGGTCACCCGCGCGAGCGCCGGCGAGCGGCCGGACGTCCGGCTGCGCCTCGAGTCCACCCCCTCGGATCGGTTCGACGACCCGGAGGGGTACGTCCTCGAGGCCGGCGTCGGGGACGAGGCGAGGAGCGCCGGCGTCACGATCACCGCGAAGACGGGAGACGGCCTCCGGAACGGCTGTCAGACGCTCGTGACCGCGCTCTCTGCGGACGGTGTCACCGCCGACGGCAGAGGCGGGGACGGCGCGCGCTGGTCGCTTCCCGCCTGTGAGATCCACGACTGGCCGGAGACCGAGTGGCGCGGGTTCATGCTCGACCCCGCGCGCGGCCACCTGCCGGTCGAGGACGTCAAACGACGGATCGACCAGGCCGCCCGCGCGAAGTACAACCGGCTCCACCTCCACGTACTCGACGACGAGGGGTACGCCCTCGAGTCCGAAGCCTACCCCGAGCTGAACCGGGACGCCGACGGCACCGAGCGGCCGGCGTACTCGCCGGCCGACGTGGAGGAGATCGTCGCGTACGCGAACCGCCGCGGGATCCGGGTACTCCCCGAGGTCGACGTGCCGGCCCACGCCACGCACGTCCTCGAGACCTATCCCGAACTGCGCTGCACCGTCGAGGACGGCGAGCCGGCCGACAGAACGATCTGCATCGGCCGCCCGGAAACCTACGAGTTCGTCGAGACGCTGTACGCCGAGGTGCTCGAGCTGTTCCCCTTCGAGTACGTCCACGTCGGGGGCGACGAATGGGAGATGCACGGCCACTCCTGGGACGAGTGCGTCGACTGCCGGCGGAAGATGGCCGAGGAGGGCTCCGAGACGGTTCGGGAGCACTTCTACGCGTTCGTCCGTCACCTCCACGGGTTCCTCGCAGACCGCGACCGGCGGACGATCATGTGGAACGACCAGATCGACATTTCGGAGTCGCCCGACCTCCCCCGCGACATCCTGATCCAGTTCTGGCGCGTCGCGGCTCCGGGCCGGGGACCCGTCGAGGGCGTGAGTATGGAGCGCTTCCTCGAGGAGGGGTTCGACGTGCTCAACTCCTACGTCCACGCGGCCTATGTGAGAGGCTGGATCTCCGAGGAGTACATGCTCGGCTGGGCGCCGCGGCGTCGGCCGACAGTCCCCGAGGAACGCGCCTCGCAGGTCCGGGGCGGGGAACTGCTCGCGTGGGAACCCTCGAGCGAGGAGCGCCACGCCTACTTCGAGCGGGCGCTCCCCTCGGCGATTCCCGTCTTCGCCGACCGGCTCTGGAATCCCGAGCCCCACGACCGCCCGGCGTTCTCACAGGCGGTGACCCGTCACGCGCTGGGGCCGTTCGTTCCGGACGGATTCGACATTTATCGAGATCTCGGCGGACTGATCGTCCCGACGAACTGGCGCCGATCGGGCAAGGAGCCGTGGGCGCACGCCAACGCCTCGCTTGGCGACCGAACCCCGGCGGCCGCGCGGGCGGGGTACGAGGAGACCCTCGAGACGCTCACCGGGCTCCGCGACGAGGGCGAGGCCGTCTACGCCGAGACCGCGGACGCATACGCGGACGTGCTCGAGTGGCTTATCGAGGTCGCGGATCGGGAGGGGCGAGGCGTGATCGACCGCCCCTGA
- a CDS encoding metallophosphoesterase family protein: MTETGPVLGRLEEPTTEQPTRLALLSDLHLAVEMEGSWRVSHRTESRLEAAVDSLNRRELDGVVFVGDLVQSGTRAQYQAFDRLVDGLDHPFFAVPGNHDLVEFGSGEKLALSAFERRYTPGRLPYHERIGGVDLLALNSNASTRDSVAETYTGRLSPDSLAWLEGKLETVDVPLVAVHHNLSGTRSLLFDWGERLPVEPGSPPFENDGELLDVLERTGSPLVVTGHVHFPAIVRTRGVREFTLPSLGPYPGAYTVLEVDERGTTATLQPILDREERLEALVSGLEHSRVLIAAAQLAGLPLVDEFAADPRP, translated from the coding sequence ATGACAGAAACAGGTCCCGTTCTGGGACGCCTCGAGGAACCGACGACGGAGCAACCGACGCGTCTGGCGTTGCTCTCGGACCTCCACCTCGCCGTCGAGATGGAGGGGTCGTGGCGCGTCTCCCACCGAACCGAGAGCCGCCTCGAGGCGGCCGTCGACTCGCTGAACCGCCGGGAACTGGACGGCGTCGTGTTCGTCGGCGACCTCGTCCAGAGCGGCACGCGCGCCCAGTACCAGGCGTTCGACCGGCTCGTAGACGGGCTGGACCACCCCTTCTTCGCGGTGCCGGGAAACCACGACCTCGTCGAGTTCGGCTCGGGCGAGAAGCTCGCGCTGTCGGCGTTCGAACGTCGGTACACGCCCGGCCGGCTCCCTTACCACGAGCGGATCGGCGGCGTCGACCTGCTGGCGCTCAACAGCAACGCGTCGACGCGGGACTCTGTCGCGGAGACGTATACGGGCCGCCTCTCGCCCGACTCCCTCGCGTGGCTCGAGGGAAAACTCGAGACGGTCGACGTGCCGCTCGTCGCGGTCCACCACAACCTCTCGGGGACGCGGTCGCTGCTGTTCGACTGGGGCGAGCGGCTCCCCGTCGAGCCGGGGTCGCCCCCGTTCGAGAACGACGGGGAGCTCCTCGACGTCCTCGAGCGCACCGGCTCTCCGCTCGTCGTGACCGGCCACGTCCACTTCCCGGCGATCGTCCGCACGCGAGGCGTCCGCGAGTTCACGCTGCCGTCGCTCGGCCCCTATCCGGGGGCGTACACGGTGCTCGAGGTCGACGAACGGGGGACGACGGCGACGCTACAGCCGATCCTCGACCGCGAGGAGCGCCTCGAGGCGCTCGTCAGCGGGCTCGAGCACAGCCGCGTACTGATCGCGGCGGCACAGCTCGCCGGATTGCCGCTGGTCGACGAGTTTGCGGCCGACCCGCGGCCCTGA
- a CDS encoding SDR family NAD(P)-dependent oxidoreductase has product MSQLLTDETVIVTGASRGIGRAIVDRLAENGANLVVSSRSPDDVETVAAELRDEYGADAVGVPCDVTEPAEIEALVDATLERFDGIDGLVSNAGGSINDDNLHRIDEEAWDRTVELNLKSLFLVSREVLPPMVESGGGSIVHMSSVNGLDGIGQIAYSSARSGVLGLSRLIATQYGRHGIRSNVVCPGTIETGRRSEQLDDVGESRETDDGEWTQRDEWIDQYPAGRFGRPEEVADATLFLVSGMSSFVNGTHLVVDGGLTAGLDWGFQTQIFGSEEPPTRPSKR; this is encoded by the coding sequence ATGTCGCAACTACTCACGGACGAGACCGTGATCGTCACCGGCGCCTCCCGCGGGATCGGTCGAGCGATCGTCGACCGCCTCGCCGAAAACGGCGCGAACCTCGTCGTTTCCTCGAGAAGCCCGGACGACGTCGAGACGGTCGCGGCGGAGCTGCGAGACGAGTACGGCGCGGACGCCGTCGGCGTCCCGTGTGACGTGACCGAACCCGCCGAGATCGAGGCGCTCGTCGACGCGACCCTCGAGCGCTTCGACGGGATCGACGGCCTGGTCAGCAACGCCGGCGGCTCGATAAACGACGACAACCTCCACCGGATCGACGAGGAGGCCTGGGATCGAACCGTCGAACTCAACCTCAAATCGCTGTTCCTGGTCTCGCGGGAGGTCCTCCCGCCGATGGTCGAGAGCGGCGGCGGCTCGATCGTTCACATGTCCTCGGTCAACGGCCTCGACGGGATCGGCCAGATCGCCTACTCCTCGGCCAGAAGCGGCGTGCTCGGCCTCTCGAGGCTCATCGCGACGCAGTACGGTCGGCACGGGATCCGGTCGAACGTCGTCTGTCCGGGAACGATCGAGACCGGCCGGCGGAGCGAGCAGCTGGACGACGTCGGCGAGAGCCGCGAAACCGACGACGGAGAGTGGACCCAGCGCGACGAGTGGATCGACCAGTACCCGGCGGGGCGGTTCGGCAGACCCGAGGAGGTCGCCGACGCGACGCTGTTTCTCGTCTCGGGGATGTCCTCGTTCGTCAACGGCACCCACCTCGTCGTCGACGGCGGCCTCACGGCCGGGCTGGACTGGGGCTTCCAGACGCAGATCTTCGGGAGCGAGGAGCCGCCGACGCGGCCGAGCAAGCGGTGA
- a CDS encoding Gfo/Idh/MocA family protein, translating into MIEVGVLGLDTSHPEKFASILGDCDDVSVAGVWDDGKVRDETYTNEFCADHGADRYDDPYAMIDDVDAAMILTVDWCSHRTLSVPFLEAGVPTMIDKPLAGSITDIDAIEAAAIRSGTPLYGGSAVPFHPDLAALTTMNPKTVFCSGYGDPFYYGVHLVDTVRSLLESDWTRIEPVDGAGRVAVVHFVDGSTATLRFDGPEEEGTFAFLGVGDRTKTVHIESTVDELERMYGPFVDGFLEAVRGERDDRERLIDGARLLLGLQAAFEDGESVPLDDVAAAASAFDSTAFLANYEPYY; encoded by the coding sequence ATGATCGAGGTAGGAGTCCTGGGGTTAGACACCAGTCACCCCGAGAAGTTCGCATCCATCCTGGGTGACTGCGACGACGTCTCCGTAGCCGGCGTCTGGGACGACGGAAAGGTGCGCGACGAGACGTATACGAACGAGTTCTGTGCCGACCACGGCGCCGATCGCTACGACGACCCGTACGCGATGATCGACGACGTCGACGCGGCGATGATTCTGACCGTCGACTGGTGTTCGCACCGAACGCTGTCGGTGCCGTTTCTCGAGGCGGGCGTCCCGACGATGATCGACAAACCGCTGGCCGGATCGATCACCGACATCGACGCGATCGAGGCCGCCGCGATCCGAAGCGGAACCCCGCTGTACGGCGGCTCGGCCGTCCCGTTTCATCCCGACCTCGCGGCGCTGACGACGATGAACCCGAAAACCGTGTTCTGTTCGGGCTACGGCGACCCGTTTTACTACGGCGTCCACCTGGTCGACACCGTCCGGTCGCTCCTCGAATCCGACTGGACGCGCATCGAACCCGTCGACGGCGCCGGCCGCGTCGCCGTCGTTCACTTCGTCGACGGCTCGACGGCGACGCTCCGGTTCGACGGCCCCGAAGAGGAGGGGACGTTCGCCTTCCTTGGCGTCGGCGACCGGACGAAAACCGTCCACATCGAGAGCACGGTCGACGAACTCGAGCGGATGTACGGCCCGTTCGTCGACGGCTTCCTCGAGGCGGTTCGAGGCGAGCGAGACGACCGCGAGCGACTGATCGACGGCGCCAGACTCCTCCTCGGGCTGCAGGCGGCGTTCGAGGACGGCGAATCCGTCCCGCTCGACGACGTCGCGGCCGCGGCGTCGGCGTTCGACAGCACCGCGTTTCTGGCCAACTACGAACCCTACTACTGA
- a CDS encoding Gfo/Idh/MocA family oxidoreductase, translating into MSEYQVAFIGTGPEPETPVWGQSAAMAYRHAEGYDRQPACRLTACADIVAENARAFAERNGIDDGSVFTEYERMLEATSPDVVSVCTPVPTHADIVVACAEHEEGPSAIHCEKPMAVTMADSRRMTAACDREGVQLTFNHQRRVSAPSRRLVSLAAGGAVGDVERIELTTKNLFDSGTHFIDLCNAVLEDRPAEWVLGAIDYRVENVRYGVHNDNEAFVRWRYEGGVDAVAAMGDDADFIDCDLRVLGTDGAVELNPPGDTQLRCKRGETEPWEEIHTGEPFSDIPAAIDDVIEGLETGAEPELSARRALAAMEIILAGYESSRRRGRVDLPLEIDDNPLVALVESGELTPQPQSQDRE; encoded by the coding sequence GTGAGCGAGTACCAAGTCGCATTCATCGGAACGGGGCCGGAACCGGAGACTCCCGTCTGGGGCCAGAGCGCCGCGATGGCCTACCGCCACGCGGAGGGATACGACCGACAGCCGGCGTGTCGACTGACCGCCTGCGCCGACATCGTCGCGGAGAACGCGCGCGCCTTCGCCGAGCGAAACGGGATCGACGACGGGAGCGTGTTCACCGAGTACGAGCGGATGCTCGAGGCGACCAGTCCCGACGTCGTCAGCGTCTGTACGCCGGTGCCGACGCACGCCGACATCGTCGTCGCCTGCGCGGAACACGAGGAGGGGCCGTCGGCGATCCACTGCGAGAAGCCGATGGCCGTGACGATGGCCGACAGCCGCCGAATGACGGCGGCGTGCGACCGCGAGGGGGTGCAGCTGACGTTCAACCACCAGCGGCGGGTGTCCGCGCCGAGTCGCCGTCTCGTCTCGCTCGCCGCCGGCGGGGCGGTCGGCGACGTCGAACGGATCGAACTCACCACGAAGAACCTCTTCGACTCGGGGACGCACTTCATCGACCTCTGTAACGCCGTCCTCGAGGACCGGCCGGCCGAGTGGGTCCTCGGAGCGATCGACTACCGGGTCGAGAACGTTCGATACGGCGTCCACAACGACAACGAGGCGTTCGTCCGCTGGCGCTACGAGGGCGGCGTCGACGCCGTCGCGGCGATGGGCGACGACGCCGATTTCATCGACTGCGACCTCCGGGTGCTCGGCACCGACGGCGCCGTCGAACTCAACCCGCCAGGGGACACACAGCTCCGGTGTAAGCGCGGCGAGACCGAGCCGTGGGAGGAGATCCACACCGGCGAGCCGTTCTCGGACATCCCCGCGGCGATCGACGACGTCATCGAGGGACTCGAGACGGGCGCCGAACCGGAGCTGAGCGCGCGACGGGCCCTCGCGGCGATGGAGATCATCCTCGCCGGCTACGAGTCCTCGCGCCGTCGGGGGCGGGTCGACCTCCCGCTCGAGATCGACGACAACCCGCTGGTCGCGCTGGTCGAGAGCGGCGAGCTTACGCCGCAGCCACAGAGCCAGGACAGAGAGTGA